The DNA sequence gaaaGACATTTACTAGTATCTATATATAAACACGTAACACAAGGGTGACCCTATACAAAGTAGAAGAGTGTAGTTTGAGGCATTAATGTTTGGTGACTGAACATAGATACAGTAGATAAGAGGAGGGAGGGGGGTGGAAAAACTGGAATATTTGAAAGTCGAAAAATAGTAATGCTGCAAAAACTAATTCTTGTCACTAATGTGTCTAGACACGAACAAAGAAACGAAGAATAAAGACACAAAGAGATGAAAAAACTTATCAAAAAAAGTAATTTTGGAATGGTACACGCACTTATGTGCATAGATTGTGCGTGTGTGTGGGTAAAATGGAAGATCCAATTATGATCACAAATCTGCAAGCAAGCAAATAATGTTTATTTCTCCTTCCAGGCATGTTGTAGATATATTTTACTAGATGTACATGAAGCAGTATGTTTAGATTGAAATGACCATAGCAAAAAATCTACGAACTAATTTAAAACTGTGGATAGAGCGAAAATTAAACgataaatattattatgttCTATTAATAGATGTAATTCCTTTGCCACACTGGTTTTCTGATATCATGAATATTAAGAGGTGATACTGGTATTGATGAATCCAGAAACTAtaagctttttttttttttcttaagGAAGAATCTCGAATGAcggatgaagaagaaggcTTGACATGTGGTCACGAGTTCGCATAATGCATCAAATACATCTATTCCACAAACACATATTCAAAAAGCCATCTTGTAGTGCTTATTTTACCTTTACCAATCACAAGCTTTAAAAGCGATCTTAAAAACAAAGTCTTTAGTGTTATTGCCTttgttaaaaataatttatcaaaccAGTCGACATGcaacaactaaaaaaattggaataaCAAAGGAATACAttgttaaaaataaaactaaaaaaaaaaaaaacaaaaacaaacaaacttCTAGCTTACGAACTTTATACTTCACCACAAATTGGAACCAccagaaaaaaattttttttatgaaCTTTTAGGACGCGTTGgtataatcaattaatattacTTTTTCCATTAAAAATGTTCTTCTAACGTTTGCATACTTGTTTCTGTTTAACCTTATTGTTTTACCTTTATGTCCTCCCTAACAAAGAAACTTTACAGAAAATGAATCAACACAAGTTGTCTTGGTTTACTACTGTAACACTGTTGCTATTGCTCCCTTTGGAACATCAGCTGATATTCAGAAGCATATAATTGATATCCCTACTGCTAGAGATCCATGTGGCTTtaaacctttttttttttcttttcttgataatttagAAGCCCCCTTCGGGAATCTTCCCTGGACTGTTGTGACAACCGGTAGCTCCAGTTCATAGTCAAACAAAGAAGCTCtattatttgatgttaGACTTTGTGTATCCATTCTTATTGTATTAGAAGGAGCAATCGTTTGAACAATAATTGCCGAAAGCAATCTTTGGATGAAAAATAGCGCCAAACTCTAACTTTCAAAAGTGGGCTTTTTCTGGTTTTGATTACCATTTGAAAAGTGATCTTGTGCTTCATACGTCAAGCACAAGCACTAACCAATTCTACCTTTCctaaattatttgtttaatgaTAAAGTTACATGAACACAAAAATAAACCTGTCTTCTGAATTATGCTTAGTTTGTTTGGTATTAATTTCTATTGTTCAGTAAAGCACAAGTACATCACAGCGAGTATCACGTGATCAAAATtgtaatgataaaatttttcagttttcGTTTTTCGTTCGCTTTAGTGACgatctttatttttttcacttgCTTCAACGAGAGAGAATTgtagtaaaaaaaaaaggggaaAACAAAACGAAACCCTCTACAATTgtcaatttattttgatatatCAGATTAACTTCTACGTCATTACATCAAATTTGGGTGTATCgagactttttttttttggtattctTTCCTTTCAAAATCTGGTAACCAACAACTAGTCCATACAATGGCAACGGGCTATTCCACGGGTGCATCACCTTTTGGTTTGGATGACAATAGTCACaatgattcaattcatcatcgtcaCCAAAAACAACACAACCAGAGCCCTGATTCTTTGGATGTTTATGAACAAGAcgatattgaaattgaggATATCATTCAAAAGACATCGCAACTTCACATCAATACTCCCACGTcaacaagaataaaaaactttttcttcCCCTCATCAAGACGTCACAATGCAAATTCATCGTCACATTCCCCACAATTGAGGGAAGTGTTTATTAAAACCATTAATCCGCTAATATTAACCGCAATTTCAAGTTTCGTTCGACTTTATCGTATTGACGTGGCCAATAGCGTTGTATGGGACGAAGCACATTTTGGAAAGTTTGGTTCACAATACCTTAAACGACAGTTTTATTTTGACGTGCATCCACCATTGGGTAAATTGTTAATAGGATTGTCGGGATATTTGGCTGATTACGATGGCagttttgaatttgaaagttCAAATGTTTATTCTGATAATGTTAATTACGTGTTTATGagaattttcaattgcttTTTCGGAATTCTTGTTACACCGTTAGCATACAAAACTGCTGTATTACTAGGGTATAACCAGTTTACTTGTTGGTTGATTGCCTTTATGGTaatttttgaacaattgtCTTTGACATTATCAaagtttattttattggattCAATGTTACTATTTTTCACGGTTTTGACAATGTATTGTTTGATTAAAGTACACACTTTAGCTATGGCCCGTGGTGGTAGCAATACCAGGCCACCATTAACgaaattggaaatcaaATGGTTTATTCTAGCTGGTATTTCAATAGGGTGTGTCTGTTCTGTTAAATGGGTAGGATTATTTGTTACAGCTCTAGTTGGATTTTATACAATTTTTGACTTATGGCTTAAGTTTTATCAAACTTTCGCTATCGACGACAAGTCTCCTAAAAAAATGTCAGTTGGCAgttatttaattcattgGGCTGTTAGAATTGTTACATTGATAATTATCCCCATAACAATTTATGTTGCCACTTTTAAAGTACATTTTATGGTATTGAATCATACCGGGCCTGACGATGGTACCTTATCAACTTTATTACAAGGATCATTAATAGGAAATGATCTACAATCCGGCCCTAGATCAGTGGCTTTTGGGTCATTGGTTACTATTAGATCACAAGGATTATCGCCTAATCTTATTCATTCACACCCCCATAACTATCCTCAAGGGTCACAAGAGCAACAAGTAACCACATATGGGTTTAAGGACGATAATAATGAGTTTTTGTTTGAGTTTGGTGTTGATGCCGGGTTACGCAATCAACACGCGACATTAGAAAATGGAAATAGTACTGCGAGTGGTGGTGAggatgacgatgatgattattacCATGTAATAATTCATGATGGTGATACTGTGAGAATCAACCACAAAAACACCGGGTGCTATTTACGAGCCAATGCTGTAGGTGCTCCTGTGACTTCAAGTAGTTATGAAGTGTCATGTTTTGGTGATGTTGAAAGTAATGATTGGGCAGATGAATGGGTAATAGAAATTCAAACACAAGACCAATCACCGGATCCAATTTTCCAGGATGAAGACCGGCTGGAAATACACTCAGTGTCGACTAGTTTCCGATTGAAACACAAACAATTAGGATGCTATTTGGCTAC is a window from the Candida dubliniensis CD36 chromosome 4, complete sequence genome containing:
- the PMT6 gene encoding dolichyl-phosphate-mannose-protein mannosyltransferase, putative (In C. albicans: required for virulence in mouse systemic infection and for adhesion to endothelium; has a role in hyphal growth signaling and hygromycin B sensitivity) is translated as MATGYSTGASPFGLDDNSHNDSIHHRHQKQHNQSPDSLDVYEQDDIEIEDIIQKTSQLHINTPTSTRIKNFFFPSSRRHNANSSSHSPQLREVFIKTINPLILTAISSFVRLYRIDVANSVVWDEAHFGKFGSQYLKRQFYFDVHPPLGKLLIGLSGYLADYDGSFEFESSNVYSDNVNYVFMRIFNCFFGILVTPLAYKTAVLLGYNQFTCWLIAFMVIFEQLSLTLSKFILLDSMLLFFTVLTMYCLIKVHTLAMARGGSNTRPPLTKLEIKWFILAGISIGCVCSVKWVGLFVTALVGFYTIFDLWLKFYQTFAIDDKSPKKMSVGSYLIHWAVRIVTLIIIPITIYVATFKVHFMVLNHTGPDDGTLSTLLQGSLIGNDLQSGPRSVAFGSLVTIRSQGLSPNLIHSHPHNYPQGSQEQQVTTYGFKDDNNEFLFEFGVDAGLRNQHATLENGNSTASGGEDDDDDYYHVIIHDGDTVRINHKNTGCYLRANAVGAPVTSSSYEVSCFGDVESNDWADEWVIEIQTQDQSPDPIFQDEDRSEIHSVSTSFRLKHKQLGCYLATTGKSYPAWGYQQGEVVCKYSVFSRDKNTWWNIEKHVNDKLPLPPTEYVPPKPKFWKEFILLNYAMMASNNALIPDPDRFDKLSSEWWEWPILNTGLRMNSWGDADIKYFLLGNPLITWLSTMALIACPVYLLIVGIKYQRQWISLSATDASNTNSVNKQTLSLLSARALLPLAGWVLHYVPFILMGRVKYLHHYVPALYFAIFIAGFIVDAIVNLDFSYHNNKFQYIFKVVIYSTLYLVICISFWYFKDLSFGMEGSSVAFRHLRLLGSWMI